From the Verrucomicrobiales bacterium genome, one window contains:
- the prsR gene encoding PEP-CTERM-box response regulator transcription factor, with amino-acid sequence MNDQEKPVLLIVDDDEDIRTQLKWALTASYEVVLAEDRVSALEAFRAHHPRLVLLDLGLPPMPAGPEEGMATLTEMVACDPQVKVIILSGQSERGNALRAVNEGAYDFLVKPPEIEELKVVLKRASVMARMEREITGMRQHLDTEGFEGMIGSSPQMQVVFETIRKVAGSQVPVLLLGESGTGKEVAARAVHRKSTRFEGSFVAINCGAIPDNLLESELFGHEKGAFTGAHMQRPGKIELASGGTLFLDEIGELPLALQVKLLRFLQEQRIERVGGRREIEVDARVVAATNVDLKKAMQEGKFREDLYYRVAVVSIRIPPLRERSGDTLVLAQSFLRRFAGESNRPNLRYSPSALRALEQHPWPGNVRELENRVKRAVIMAEGATVKPSDLELNGGPVSAPSGRRGLKEAREELEREMVEEALRRHEGKISPAAVDLGISRPTFYELIEKLGIKRPSN; translated from the coding sequence ATGAACGACCAGGAAAAGCCAGTATTGCTCATTGTGGACGACGATGAGGACATCAGAACCCAGCTCAAGTGGGCGCTGACGGCATCGTATGAAGTCGTGCTCGCGGAGGACCGGGTCTCTGCCTTGGAGGCGTTTCGGGCCCATCACCCGCGTCTCGTGCTACTCGACCTCGGCCTTCCTCCAATGCCCGCCGGCCCGGAGGAAGGGATGGCCACGCTGACCGAAATGGTCGCGTGCGATCCCCAGGTCAAGGTCATCATCCTATCAGGCCAATCGGAGCGAGGAAACGCACTGCGGGCCGTCAACGAGGGCGCGTATGATTTTCTGGTGAAGCCGCCCGAGATTGAGGAGCTGAAGGTGGTGCTGAAGCGCGCGTCAGTGATGGCCCGCATGGAGCGAGAGATCACGGGCATGCGACAGCATCTGGACACGGAGGGCTTCGAAGGAATGATCGGCAGCAGTCCCCAGATGCAGGTCGTTTTCGAGACGATCCGGAAGGTGGCTGGCAGCCAGGTGCCGGTGTTGCTCCTGGGGGAGAGCGGGACCGGAAAGGAGGTCGCCGCCCGCGCCGTTCATCGCAAGAGCACGCGATTTGAAGGTTCGTTCGTGGCCATTAATTGTGGTGCGATTCCCGACAACTTGTTGGAAAGCGAGCTGTTCGGGCATGAGAAGGGCGCGTTCACCGGCGCGCATATGCAGCGGCCTGGCAAGATCGAATTGGCATCGGGAGGGACTTTGTTTTTGGATGAAATTGGCGAGCTGCCGCTGGCCCTGCAAGTCAAGCTGCTTCGGTTCCTGCAGGAGCAGAGGATCGAGCGGGTCGGGGGCCGACGTGAGATCGAGGTGGATGCGCGCGTCGTGGCGGCCACCAACGTGGATCTCAAAAAGGCGATGCAGGAAGGCAAGTTCCGAGAGGACCTTTACTATCGTGTGGCGGTGGTGTCGATTCGTATCCCGCCACTTCGGGAGCGGAGCGGGGACACGCTCGTCCTGGCTCAAAGTTTCCTGCGGCGCTTCGCCGGGGAGAGTAATCGGCCGAATTTGAGGTACAGCCCCTCCGCCTTGCGCGCACTGGAGCAGCATCCCTGGCCGGGTAACGTTCGGGAGTTGGAGAATCGCGTCAAGCGCGCGGTCATCATGGCGGAAGGAGCCACGGTGAAACCTTCGGATCTCGAGCTCAATGGTGGCCCGGTAAGCGCTCCCTCCGGCAGACGCGGACTGAAGGAAGCGCGGGAAGAGTTGGAGCGTGAGATGGTGGAGGAGGCCCTGCGCCGGCACGAGGGGAAAATTAGTCCGGCGGCGGTGGATCTGGGAATCAGCCGCCCGACCTTTTATGAGCTGATCGAAAAGCTGGGCATCAAGCGGCCTTCCAATTGA
- the prsK gene encoding PEP-CTERM system histidine kinase PrsK, with the protein MTTGLVMSVVAVCWILGLCWVVSRQRSHPLTKVGFVGTLLMLGAEGLIAHSALLCHDQSNVLRLQGIRCLLLSFAPVLWLLYSLTYARGNVREGLLRWRLALGLAAALPLLAIAGFRDVVIMEPAHGNSQGSPFVMIGWPLKLVHLLLMVAAVLALMNLERTFRTAVGTMRWKLKYGVMGFGGLLAVRLFTSSQAILYSALHPLWHSLNTGALLVACSFLSVAVHRTDGLGMDIYPSKSTLYSSITVVLAGVYLFVVGVLGKIANAFGGDGSLPLKSFLVLGALSACAAFILSDRLRLLTKQLVSRHFQRPFYDYRKVWQAFTDRTSSCRDQTTLSREMVRLICSTVEALSVNLWVLDVQEGSIRLGASTSLSDEEGGALVQASTDVSALARRLREFNGPVHFAKLPADVATALSRMNPRQFDVAGDQLCVPLIANDVVLGFMVVGDRVGGVRFSVEDLDLLKCISDQAAGNLLNLRLGDQLIRAKELAAFQQMAAFFVHDLKNTASSLSLMLQNLPTQFDNPAFRSDALRVVSKAVGRVRELIDRLTSLRQDMDMKFRDADLNEAVETALQSIAPIEKPWLRCRLQRALTCWMDPDQIQKVVVNLVLNAKEALGEKGEVRVETELREGWSVLSVRDTGCGMAPEFIRNSLFRPFQTTKRQGMGIGMFHCKTIVDAHRGRIEVASVLGHGTQFQVWLPAK; encoded by the coding sequence ATGACCACCGGGCTTGTCATGTCGGTTGTTGCGGTTTGCTGGATCCTCGGCTTGTGCTGGGTGGTTTCCCGGCAGCGCAGTCATCCGCTGACCAAGGTTGGGTTCGTGGGAACTTTGTTGATGCTGGGCGCAGAGGGGTTGATTGCCCATTCCGCGCTCCTTTGCCACGACCAGTCCAATGTGCTCCGACTGCAGGGCATTCGCTGCCTGCTGCTGTCGTTTGCCCCGGTTCTATGGCTGCTGTATTCGCTGACCTATGCGCGTGGCAACGTGCGCGAGGGGCTGTTGCGATGGCGTTTGGCTCTGGGTCTGGCCGCAGCGCTCCCGCTCTTGGCCATCGCCGGGTTCCGTGACGTTGTGATCATGGAGCCGGCACACGGCAATTCTCAGGGGTCACCTTTTGTCATGATTGGTTGGCCGCTGAAGTTGGTCCACCTGCTTCTGATGGTGGCCGCCGTCCTGGCCTTGATGAATTTGGAGCGCACCTTTCGGACCGCGGTAGGCACGATGCGATGGAAGCTGAAGTATGGCGTCATGGGGTTTGGAGGCCTGCTTGCCGTCAGGCTGTTTACCTCCAGCCAGGCCATTCTCTATTCCGCCCTCCATCCGCTCTGGCACTCACTGAACACGGGCGCCCTGCTGGTTGCCTGCAGTTTTCTGTCGGTAGCCGTGCACCGGACGGATGGACTGGGGATGGACATCTATCCCTCCAAATCGACTCTCTACAGTTCTATCACGGTCGTTCTGGCCGGCGTCTACCTGTTCGTGGTTGGAGTTCTGGGGAAGATCGCCAACGCCTTCGGTGGAGACGGCTCTCTCCCGCTTAAATCCTTCCTGGTGCTGGGAGCGCTTTCGGCCTGTGCTGCCTTTATCCTTTCCGACCGCTTGAGGCTGTTGACCAAGCAGTTGGTCAGTCGCCATTTTCAGCGTCCGTTTTACGACTATCGCAAGGTTTGGCAGGCCTTCACCGACCGAACCTCCTCCTGCCGGGATCAAACCACGCTGTCGCGGGAGATGGTCCGTCTGATCTGTTCTACCGTCGAAGCACTGTCCGTGAATCTCTGGGTCCTGGATGTTCAGGAAGGATCCATTCGGTTGGGAGCCTCCACGTCCTTGAGTGACGAGGAAGGCGGGGCCCTGGTTCAGGCTTCAACCGATGTTTCAGCGCTGGCGCGTCGGTTGAGGGAGTTCAACGGTCCTGTGCATTTCGCCAAGCTGCCAGCCGATGTGGCGACCGCGCTGAGCCGCATGAACCCCCGCCAGTTTGACGTGGCCGGCGACCAGTTGTGCGTCCCGCTGATCGCCAATGATGTCGTGCTCGGCTTCATGGTGGTCGGGGATCGCGTGGGAGGAGTTCGGTTCTCGGTGGAGGATCTCGATCTGCTCAAGTGCATCAGCGATCAGGCTGCCGGAAATCTATTGAACCTCCGGCTCGGCGACCAGCTCATCCGGGCCAAGGAACTGGCCGCTTTCCAGCAGATGGCCGCCTTCTTCGTTCACGACCTGAAAAACACCGCATCCTCGCTCTCCTTGATGCTGCAGAATCTTCCGACCCAGTTTGACAATCCAGCGTTTCGCAGCGATGCGTTGCGCGTTGTCTCGAAGGCTGTCGGGCGGGTGAGGGAGCTCATCGACCGTTTGACATCGCTTCGCCAGGACATGGACATGAAGTTTCGGGATGCCGATCTCAACGAAGCTGTCGAGACCGCCCTGCAAAGCATCGCGCCCATCGAAAAGCCGTGGCTCCGCTGCCGGCTGCAGCGCGCGCTCACGTGTTGGATGGATCCCGACCAGATACAGAAGGTGGTGGTAAACCTGGTTTTGAATGCCAAGGAGGCTCTGGGAGAAAAGGGCGAGGTGCGGGTGGAGACGGAGCTGCGGGAGGGATGGTCGGTGCTGTCCGTCAGGGATACCGGCTGCGGCATGGCTCCGGAGTTCATTCGGAACTCCCTTTTCCGGCCCTTTCAAACCACCAAACGACAGGGAATGGGCATCGGGATGTTTCATTGCAAGACGATCGTGGACGCTCATCGAGGGCGCATCGAAGTGGCCAGCGTGCTCGGCCACGGAACCCAGTTTCAGGTTTGGTTACCTGCCAAATGA
- a CDS encoding tetratricopeptide repeat protein, with protein sequence MRTLSILRTGLALVAALLGGAGCSQQSKVAGHLARAATYHQEGDLEKAKIEYLNVLRLNRTNAVAVVHLGAIFFDQGAIQQAFSFLQRSRELAPLEVENRVRLGHILLSRGETIPAREEALFVLGHQPANDEAILLLAYASKTEAEINDTRRVLAGLQQQGGWRFSHHLALANFLFRTRNVPAAETEIRKALALDSKSYAAHLALANLLLSQTNLAQAGPAYRSAAELSPLRHGARIRYAEFLLQNNTNSEAGLKVLGEYLAAAPDFLAAKRLMAQVALSEGRHADALRLVEEVLRLDPIHFDSQVLRGNILLASGELSKAVEVFEKVDRTFVPSAEVKYQLALAHLLNKKIPLVVPLLEQAVKLNPDSVEAVRLRGQLELRMGDVTKAASGILPLAKKRPDDISLQLLLAECYMVMGRHDDAMQVYGAVTKRHPGSLEAWMAAGQALRVQDRNADARGVFEHVRKLAPQHLGSLYQLVELELAEKQYAKASAWVAEQSEEARRSAPSQLLEGRIHIAQGDWAKAETALRAAIAADANLTASYYLLANVFTQSKQQDKAIIQLEQLIAKNPKEDRALMLLGMLQQEKQDWKSAQATYERLLAVNPGFVPALNNLAVLYSEEAGQLEKAYELAQKARQLVPEDPSIADTLGWILFQQRKYSEALPLLRESAARFRQNGEILFHLGMTYYMLTQEGPARSAFEAALKSPTPFKGRDEIRQRLDLLNRAGSRLTEEGLLELARQHPDDPFCRMGLAELYEAQKDPEKAARAYQAVLDSNPKAIQALSRLAVLYAGPLKDQAKALDLAKRAQAQNPDDPSLAAIYGQIAFQNNEHVLAYNLLREAAAALTNRADVIHQFAWAAYSVGREAEASSAMDRVLRLNPDRATSDSATWFVSMTSGYRAGTPAGVAEAAVKANELLKAAPNHVPGLMVQGAAQMAKGDRGLARQTFERVQTIYPEFFPVRKPLALLYADDPALEQTAFEMARKLRELMPKDLEIASLMGRLSFRRQDYASALLYFQEVLASRQQDYEPHYFMGLSYAKLRQPARAKDSFQRALALGLKDPYAAEAKRQIADVQGN encoded by the coding sequence ATGAGAACCTTATCCATTTTGCGAACTGGTCTCGCGCTGGTCGCGGCCCTTTTGGGCGGGGCTGGCTGTTCCCAGCAATCCAAGGTAGCGGGTCATCTGGCCCGCGCGGCGACCTATCACCAGGAGGGAGATCTCGAGAAGGCTAAGATTGAGTATCTTAACGTGCTCCGCCTCAACCGGACCAACGCCGTGGCTGTGGTGCACCTGGGAGCGATTTTCTTCGACCAAGGAGCCATCCAGCAGGCGTTTTCGTTTTTGCAACGAAGCCGGGAGCTGGCCCCTTTGGAAGTTGAAAATCGGGTTCGTCTGGGGCACATCCTGCTTTCCCGGGGCGAGACCATCCCGGCGCGCGAGGAGGCACTCTTTGTGTTGGGACATCAGCCTGCGAACGATGAGGCGATCCTTCTGCTGGCCTATGCCTCCAAGACCGAGGCGGAGATCAACGATACTCGTCGCGTGCTGGCCGGACTGCAGCAGCAGGGCGGCTGGCGTTTCAGCCACCATCTCGCCTTGGCCAACTTTCTCTTTCGCACCCGTAACGTGCCGGCTGCCGAGACGGAGATCCGAAAAGCGCTCGCGCTCGATTCCAAATCGTATGCTGCCCATTTAGCACTGGCCAACCTGCTTCTCTCCCAGACGAACCTGGCTCAGGCTGGGCCGGCGTATCGTTCAGCAGCCGAGCTGTCGCCCCTCCGGCACGGCGCGCGCATCCGCTACGCCGAGTTCTTGCTGCAGAACAATACCAACTCCGAGGCGGGGTTGAAGGTTTTGGGCGAGTATTTGGCCGCTGCCCCCGACTTCCTAGCAGCGAAGCGACTCATGGCTCAGGTGGCGCTGTCCGAAGGACGTCACGCGGACGCTTTGAGGTTGGTGGAGGAAGTGCTGCGGTTGGATCCGATCCACTTCGACAGCCAGGTGCTGCGCGGCAACATCCTGCTGGCCAGCGGTGAGCTGTCCAAAGCGGTGGAAGTGTTTGAGAAAGTGGATAGGACCTTCGTCCCCTCTGCCGAGGTAAAGTATCAGCTGGCGTTGGCGCACTTGCTCAACAAGAAGATTCCCCTCGTGGTGCCCTTGCTCGAGCAGGCGGTGAAGCTGAATCCTGATTCGGTCGAGGCCGTGCGTTTGCGGGGGCAGCTGGAGCTGCGCATGGGTGATGTTACCAAGGCAGCCAGTGGCATCCTCCCTCTGGCCAAGAAGCGTCCGGATGACATCTCCTTGCAGCTCCTGCTGGCGGAGTGCTACATGGTGATGGGACGTCACGACGACGCCATGCAAGTGTACGGCGCTGTGACCAAGCGCCATCCGGGCAGCCTGGAGGCATGGATGGCTGCCGGCCAAGCTCTTCGCGTCCAGGATCGCAACGCGGATGCCCGGGGAGTGTTTGAGCATGTGCGCAAGCTCGCGCCGCAGCACCTGGGATCGCTCTATCAGTTGGTTGAACTCGAACTGGCGGAGAAGCAATATGCCAAGGCCTCGGCCTGGGTTGCCGAGCAGAGCGAGGAGGCCCGAAGATCCGCTCCCAGCCAATTGTTGGAAGGACGGATTCACATCGCCCAGGGCGACTGGGCCAAGGCGGAGACGGCTCTGAGAGCTGCGATCGCTGCGGATGCGAACTTGACCGCCTCCTATTACCTCCTGGCCAACGTGTTCACCCAATCCAAGCAGCAGGACAAGGCCATCATTCAGCTGGAGCAGCTCATCGCCAAGAACCCCAAGGAGGACCGCGCATTGATGCTGCTGGGCATGCTGCAGCAGGAGAAGCAGGACTGGAAGAGCGCCCAGGCTACCTATGAGCGCCTGCTGGCGGTCAATCCAGGCTTCGTGCCCGCCCTGAATAACCTGGCGGTGCTCTACTCCGAAGAAGCGGGCCAACTGGAAAAGGCTTACGAGCTGGCTCAGAAGGCTCGGCAGCTTGTCCCGGAGGATCCCAGCATCGCGGACACCTTGGGTTGGATTCTGTTTCAGCAGAGGAAGTACTCCGAGGCCTTGCCGTTGCTTCGGGAAAGCGCTGCGCGGTTCCGTCAGAACGGCGAAATCCTATTTCACCTCGGAATGACCTACTACATGCTGACCCAAGAAGGGCCGGCACGCTCGGCTTTTGAGGCCGCTCTCAAGTCTCCAACCCCCTTCAAAGGGCGGGACGAGATCCGGCAGCGGCTGGACCTGCTGAACCGAGCGGGCAGCCGACTGACCGAGGAAGGTCTGTTGGAGCTTGCCCGGCAGCATCCGGACGACCCGTTCTGCAGAATGGGTTTGGCCGAGCTTTACGAGGCTCAAAAAGATCCGGAGAAGGCCGCTCGAGCCTATCAGGCCGTCCTTGATTCGAACCCCAAGGCGATCCAGGCCTTGAGCCGCCTGGCGGTGTTGTATGCTGGTCCCCTCAAGGACCAAGCGAAGGCTCTCGACTTGGCCAAGCGTGCCCAGGCGCAGAACCCCGATGATCCCAGTCTGGCCGCGATCTATGGGCAGATCGCCTTTCAAAACAACGAGCATGTGCTTGCCTACAACCTGCTGCGGGAGGCTGCTGCGGCCCTGACCAACCGCGCCGATGTCATCCATCAATTTGCGTGGGCCGCCTACAGCGTGGGTCGGGAGGCGGAGGCGTCCTCCGCCATGGATCGAGTCTTGCGGTTGAATCCGGATCGCGCGACGTCCGACTCCGCCACCTGGTTTGTGTCCATGACTTCCGGCTACCGCGCTGGCACTCCCGCCGGTGTCGCCGAAGCGGCGGTGAAAGCAAACGAACTCCTGAAAGCAGCTCCCAACCATGTGCCCGGACTTATGGTGCAAGGGGCAGCCCAAATGGCGAAGGGTGACCGCGGACTGGCACGGCAAACCTTCGAGCGGGTTCAGACCATCTATCCGGAGTTCTTTCCGGTTCGCAAGCCTCTGGCCTTGTTGTATGCCGATGATCCGGCCTTGGAGCAGACTGCGTTTGAGATGGCCCGAAAGCTTCGCGAACTCATGCCAAAAGATTTGGAAATCGCCTCGTTGATGGGCCGGCTCAGTTTCCGCAGGCAGGACTACGCCAGCGCGCTGCTCTACTTCCAAGAGG
- a CDS encoding archaeosortase/exosortase family protein gives MKIFPSQTGEQTAVLARVGKWTLGLGLLFCIPLVRWAEFALTSEFHSHVLLVPFVSWYLIRTCALDGQWQPSRNDRGATGWMLGWSALAVLGGLGYLSSWLRGFPLTGSDALSLSSLSLLCGFYAVVCWHLSVESIRQIQFPLGFLLFLVPLPSFAMDAIEIFLQHASAEMASWLFSLSGLPFLRDQLTFTLPGITLKVAQECSGVRSSLVLFMTSLIAAYLFLRNPNHRWSLAVFTVFLGILRNAFRILVIAWLCVEIGPEMIHSVIHKRGGPLFFALSLVPLGLVLWSLIRRERRQAVSAPAGVAEVTSLVGGGGPAKARRA, from the coding sequence GTGAAGATATTCCCTTCCCAAACTGGGGAGCAGACAGCGGTGCTGGCGCGAGTGGGCAAGTGGACCTTGGGGCTTGGCCTGCTGTTCTGCATTCCGCTGGTGCGCTGGGCCGAGTTCGCTCTCACCAGCGAATTTCACTCCCACGTGCTGCTGGTTCCGTTTGTGTCCTGGTACCTCATTCGGACCTGTGCTTTGGATGGGCAATGGCAGCCCTCACGCAATGACCGAGGCGCGACCGGTTGGATGTTGGGCTGGTCTGCTTTGGCGGTTCTGGGGGGGCTTGGCTACCTTTCCTCCTGGTTGAGAGGCTTTCCGCTGACGGGAAGCGATGCGCTTTCGTTGAGTTCACTCTCATTGTTGTGCGGCTTCTATGCCGTGGTCTGCTGGCATCTGAGCGTTGAGTCGATTCGCCAGATTCAGTTCCCGCTGGGATTCCTCCTGTTCCTGGTTCCACTCCCGAGTTTTGCCATGGATGCGATCGAGATCTTCCTGCAGCACGCGTCCGCGGAGATGGCTTCCTGGCTCTTTAGCCTGAGCGGGCTTCCGTTTCTGCGCGACCAGCTGACGTTCACCCTGCCAGGTATCACCCTTAAGGTGGCGCAGGAGTGCAGCGGGGTCAGGTCCTCGCTCGTCCTGTTCATGACGAGCTTGATCGCGGCGTATCTGTTTCTGCGCAATCCCAATCACCGTTGGTCGCTGGCGGTTTTCACTGTCTTCCTGGGAATCCTGCGCAACGCCTTTCGCATTCTGGTGATTGCCTGGCTGTGCGTGGAGATCGGCCCCGAGATGATCCACTCGGTGATCCACAAGCGAGGCGGTCCCTTGTTTTTCGCCCTGAGCCTGGTTCCCCTAGGCCTGGTGCTTTGGTCCCTGATTCGGCGCGAGCGGAGGCAGGCAGTCTCAGCCCCCGCCGGCGTTGCGGAGGTCACCTCTTTGGTGGGCGGGGGCGGACCAGCCAAGGCCCGGCGTGCGTAG